The following are from one region of the Pelagibius sp. CAU 1746 genome:
- a CDS encoding MucR family transcriptional regulator, with protein MSDQAKQSELLSLTTNIVAAHVSNNSVAVADLPMIIRDVYETLSNVGTTREREPERPSPAVPIKKSVTPEYIVCLEDGKKLKMLKRHLKTAYDMSPEDYRERWGLPADYPMVAPNYAKQRSKLAKQIGLGTRARRKG; from the coding sequence ATGTCCGATCAAGCGAAGCAAAGCGAATTGCTTTCTTTGACGACAAACATCGTCGCAGCACATGTTTCCAATAATTCTGTCGCGGTCGCGGACCTGCCGATGATTATACGCGACGTTTACGAAACGCTTTCCAATGTCGGGACGACGCGGGAGCGGGAGCCCGAGCGTCCTTCCCCGGCGGTGCCGATCAAGAAATCGGTCACCCCGGAATACATCGTCTGCCTGGAAGACGGTAAGAAGCTTAAGATGCTGAAGCGGCACCTCAAGACCGCTTACGATATGTCGCCGGAAGACTATCGGGAGCGTTGGGGGCTGCCGGCCGACTATCCCATGGTGGCGCCGAACTATGCCAAGCAGCGCAGCAAGCTGGCCAAGCAGATCGGCCTGGGGACGCGCGCGCGCCGCAAGGGATGA
- a CDS encoding malonic semialdehyde reductase produces the protein MNEFLSDTGLDKIFRQARTHTAWCGETVSDVLLEAVYDLAKMGPTSMNGCPLRVAFLRSGAAKEKLRPCLSAGNVEQTMAAPVTAIIAYDLAFYEWLPKLAPRRDGAKIFGGKEALIQETAMRNGSLQGAYFIIAARALGLDCGPMSGFSRAKVDAAFFAGTTWRSNFLCNLGHGDPAALRPRAARLDFDEACRLL, from the coding sequence GTGAACGAATTCTTGAGCGATACCGGCCTGGACAAGATTTTTCGCCAAGCCCGCACCCACACGGCCTGGTGCGGCGAGACGGTCAGCGACGTGCTCCTGGAAGCGGTCTACGATCTCGCCAAGATGGGGCCGACCAGCATGAACGGCTGTCCGCTGCGGGTCGCCTTCCTTCGCAGCGGGGCGGCCAAGGAGAAGCTCCGCCCCTGCCTCAGCGCCGGCAACGTCGAGCAGACCATGGCCGCGCCGGTCACCGCCATCATCGCCTACGACCTGGCCTTCTACGAGTGGCTCCCCAAGCTGGCGCCGCGCCGCGACGGGGCCAAGATCTTCGGCGGCAAGGAGGCGCTGATCCAGGAAACGGCGATGCGCAACGGCAGCCTGCAGGGCGCCTACTTCATCATAGCCGCCCGCGCGCTGGGGCTGGACTGCGGGCCCATGTCGGGTTTCAGCCGCGCCAAGGTCGACGCGGCCTTCTTCGCCGGCACCACCTGGCGCTCCAACTTCCTGTGCAACCTGGGTCACGGCGATCCCGCGGCGCTGCGCCCGCGCGCGGCACGGCTGGACTTCGACGAGGCCTGCCGGTTGCTATAA
- a CDS encoding glucosaminidase domain-containing protein yields MSPDRDGTANIHNKRGAAAMVAQVAAKVAEWQPVVERYARLGNRHLAGRVVLLCGLFGVFLLAALRFGAEPLPRSAWQELGLASEAPALRRIYVRDAENLVRIFADSGYRLEAVKNGAPVPRLSVTALPRDMEAVSDSEARKRLFLRTLLPLVLQVNAELRQARAKVIAALDARAAGRLGATDALWLDSVAEWYGAAPGDAADLLSRIDAVPPSLALAQAAQESGWGTSRFALRANALFGQRSWGDDAEGLRPAAAARRDFKVRGFPDLMSAVRAYLHNLNSHRAYQDLRQRRARARALGTPLHALNLVGGLKSYSEEGQSYVLALSELITSNGLQALDGAKLGKLAPGQ; encoded by the coding sequence TTGTCTCCCGATCGGGACGGCACGGCGAATATCCACAACAAGCGAGGCGCAGCGGCGATGGTGGCACAGGTGGCGGCGAAGGTCGCTGAATGGCAACCGGTAGTGGAGCGCTACGCCAGACTGGGGAATCGTCATCTGGCGGGCCGCGTGGTCCTGCTTTGCGGGCTCTTCGGAGTCTTTCTGCTGGCGGCCCTGCGGTTCGGAGCCGAGCCCCTGCCCCGTTCGGCCTGGCAGGAACTGGGCCTGGCCAGCGAGGCCCCGGCGTTGCGCCGAATCTATGTCCGCGACGCGGAGAACCTGGTCCGGATCTTCGCCGACAGCGGCTACCGTCTGGAGGCCGTGAAGAACGGCGCGCCGGTACCGCGCCTTTCCGTCACCGCCCTGCCGCGCGACATGGAGGCCGTCTCCGACAGCGAGGCGCGCAAGCGCCTTTTTCTGCGCACCCTGCTGCCGCTGGTGCTGCAGGTCAACGCGGAGCTGCGTCAGGCGCGCGCCAAGGTGATCGCCGCCCTGGACGCCCGGGCGGCGGGCCGCCTGGGCGCCACGGACGCGCTCTGGCTCGACAGCGTCGCCGAATGGTATGGCGCCGCGCCGGGCGACGCCGCCGATCTTTTGAGCCGTATCGACGCGGTGCCGCCCAGCCTGGCGCTGGCCCAGGCCGCCCAGGAAAGCGGCTGGGGCACCTCGCGCTTCGCGCTTCGCGCCAACGCGCTCTTCGGCCAGCGTAGTTGGGGCGACGACGCCGAAGGCCTGAGGCCGGCCGCGGCGGCCCGGCGCGACTTCAAGGTGCGTGGCTTTCCCGACCTGATGAGCGCGGTGCGCGCCTACCTGCACAACCTGAACAGCCATCGCGCCTACCAGGATCTGCGCCAACGCCGTGCGCGGGCGCGGGCGCTGGGCACGCCGCTGCACGCCCTTAATCTGGTGGGCGGCCTCAAGAGCTATTCCGAGGAAGGTCAGTCCTACGTGCTCGCGCTCAGCGAACTCATCACCAGCAATGGCCTGCAGGCCCTGGACGGCGCGAAGCTCGGGAAGCTCGCCCCGGGGCAATAG
- the ddpX gene encoding D-alanyl-D-alanine dipeptidase — MSLVSLHTPDFDLDIALAYATQDNVTGKCIYARAEAQLHPEAAAALQRACALAAPLGLRLKIFDAFRPVEAQWRLWEVFPDPEFVADPRVGSCHSRGIAVDLTLVEAAGGKELDMGTPFDDFTAASHHARSDLPAEVQRNRALLLGLMTAAGWDWNRFEWWHYQLFEPQRFPLLTDAAAPRPLMAA; from the coding sequence ATGAGCCTCGTTTCCCTGCACACGCCGGATTTCGATCTGGACATCGCCTTGGCCTACGCCACCCAGGACAACGTCACTGGCAAATGCATCTATGCCCGCGCCGAGGCGCAGCTCCACCCGGAGGCCGCGGCGGCGCTGCAACGCGCCTGCGCGCTGGCCGCGCCGCTCGGCCTGCGGCTCAAGATCTTCGACGCCTTCCGCCCGGTGGAGGCGCAGTGGCGGCTGTGGGAGGTCTTCCCCGATCCCGAATTCGTCGCCGACCCGCGCGTCGGCTCTTGCCATTCGCGGGGCATCGCCGTCGACCTGACGCTGGTGGAGGCGGCCGGCGGCAAGGAGCTGGACATGGGCACGCCCTTCGACGACTTCACCGCCGCCTCGCACCATGCGCGCAGCGACCTGCCGGCGGAGGTGCAGCGCAACCGCGCCCTGCTGCTGGGCCTGATGACCGCGGCCGGATGGGACTGGAACCGTTTCGAATGGTGGCATTATCAACTCTTCGAGCCTCAGCGCTTTCCTCTGCTGACCGACGCCGCCGCGCCACGCCCCCTCATGGCCGCCTGA
- a CDS encoding polysaccharide deacetylase family protein produces MRRIVHSHAAQAQARRLAPALCLMGTLWLAGTLWLGATPLAAAQEAPSRQSADSGAAVLMYHRFGEDSLPSTSVRLEQFEAHLAELTSGRYRVLALPDILARLASGAALPERSVAITIDDAAISVYREAWPRLKAAGLPVTVFASTEPLDLGLPGYMSWAQLREMAADPLVTIGHHGHGHAHMAWQSPAEQRADLDQASRRFTAELGAVPTIFAYPYGEASLALRQVVIDAGFTAAFGQHSGALGETSDRFTLPRFPLNEAYGDMDRFRLVTNALPLPVGEITPADMSVGEAGRNPPNFGFTVTADLGNLSGLDCFASTGAPEVMKLDQRIELRFAAPLPAGRVRINCTLRDASGRWRWFGTQFVVAKAAAP; encoded by the coding sequence ATGCGACGCATCGTTCACAGCCACGCAGCCCAAGCCCAGGCGCGCCGCCTGGCGCCTGCGCTTTGCCTGATGGGAACGCTCTGGCTGGCGGGAACGCTCTGGCTGGGCGCCACGCCCCTGGCGGCGGCCCAAGAGGCCCCCTCACGGCAGTCCGCCGACAGCGGTGCGGCGGTCCTGATGTACCACCGCTTCGGCGAGGACAGCCTGCCGTCCACCTCGGTGCGCCTGGAGCAGTTCGAGGCCCACTTGGCCGAACTGACTTCGGGCAGGTACCGGGTCCTGGCGCTGCCCGACATCCTGGCGCGGCTCGCCAGCGGCGCCGCCCTGCCCGAACGCAGCGTCGCGATCACCATCGACGACGCCGCGATCTCGGTCTACCGGGAGGCCTGGCCGCGCCTCAAAGCGGCCGGACTGCCGGTCACCGTCTTCGCCTCCACCGAGCCGTTGGACCTGGGCCTGCCCGGCTACATGAGCTGGGCGCAGCTGCGCGAGATGGCCGCCGACCCGCTGGTGACCATTGGCCATCATGGCCATGGCCACGCCCACATGGCCTGGCAGAGCCCGGCCGAACAACGCGCCGACCTGGACCAGGCCAGCCGGCGTTTCACGGCCGAGCTGGGCGCGGTACCGACCATCTTCGCCTATCCCTATGGCGAGGCCAGCCTGGCGCTGCGCCAGGTCGTGATCGACGCCGGCTTCACGGCGGCCTTCGGCCAGCACTCCGGCGCCCTGGGCGAGACGAGCGACCGTTTCACCCTGCCGCGCTTTCCGCTGAACGAGGCTTACGGCGACATGGACCGCTTCCGGCTGGTGACCAACGCCCTGCCGCTGCCGGTGGGCGAGATCACCCCGGCCGACATGAGCGTCGGCGAGGCCGGGCGGAATCCGCCCAACTTCGGCTTCACGGTGACCGCGGACCTGGGCAACCTGAGCGGCCTCGACTGCTTCGCCTCAACGGGCGCGCCGGAGGTCATGAAGCTGGATCAGCGTATCGAGCTGCGCTTCGCCGCGCCGCTGCCCGCCGGGCGGGTGCGCATCAACTGCACCCTGCGCGACGCCAGCGGCCGCTGGCGCTGGTTCGGAACCCAGTTCGTGGTGGCGAAGGCCGCGGCGCCCTGA
- a CDS encoding Fur family transcriptional regulator: protein MGDRLEKLCVEKGLKMTEQRRVIARVLSESTDHPDVELVYQRAIERDPRISIATVYRTVKLFEEASILERHDFGDGRARYEERPEEHHDHLIDVKTGEVVEFSNEEIERLQAEVAKALGYRLVDHRLELYGVRIDKRDEDGKAGNNA, encoded by the coding sequence ATGGGCGATCGCCTGGAAAAGCTGTGCGTCGAAAAGGGTCTGAAGATGACCGAGCAGCGCCGCGTCATCGCGCGCGTGCTGTCGGAGTCGACGGACCATCCCGATGTGGAACTCGTCTATCAGCGCGCCATCGAGCGCGATCCGCGCATCTCCATCGCCACGGTCTATCGCACGGTCAAGCTCTTCGAGGAGGCCAGCATCCTGGAGCGGCACGACTTCGGCGATGGCCGAGCCCGCTACGAGGAGCGCCCCGAAGAGCATCACGACCACCTGATCGACGTGAAGACCGGTGAAGTCGTGGAGTTCTCCAACGAGGAGATCGAGCGCCTCCAGGCCGAGGTGGCCAAGGCGCTGGGCTACCGCTTGGTCGATCACCGCCTGGAACTTTACGGCGTGCGGATCGACAAGCGCGACGAAGACGGTAAAGCCGGCAACAACGCCTGA
- a CDS encoding GNAT family N-acetyltransferase produces MTAATIRPAGPCDVALLAELYRRCFDPAAGGAFAGTPWSARSLAEVMALPGAFCLLATTEGPEGREPAGFLLAQVLFHDAELLTLGVLPERRRSGLGGRLLQAALAESARRGAGRMTLEVAESNAVAQALYRAAGFAEAGRRRNYYRLAGDGSLDAVVLARDLEGPENPPSAR; encoded by the coding sequence GTGACGGCCGCCACGATCCGGCCGGCCGGTCCCTGCGATGTGGCGTTGCTGGCCGAGTTGTACCGCCGCTGCTTCGATCCCGCGGCGGGCGGGGCCTTCGCGGGGACGCCGTGGAGCGCGCGCTCCCTGGCCGAGGTCATGGCCCTGCCGGGCGCGTTCTGCCTGCTGGCGACGACGGAGGGCCCGGAGGGCAGGGAACCGGCGGGTTTCCTGCTGGCCCAGGTGCTCTTCCACGACGCCGAGCTTCTGACCCTGGGGGTGCTGCCGGAGCGCCGCCGGAGCGGGCTGGGCGGCCGCCTGCTGCAGGCCGCCCTGGCGGAGTCGGCGCGCCGCGGGGCCGGGCGGATGACCCTGGAGGTGGCGGAGAGCAACGCCGTGGCCCAGGCGCTCTACCGCGCCGCCGGCTTCGCTGAGGCCGGCCGGCGTAGGAATTATTACCGATTGGCCGGCGACGGGAGCCTGGATGCCGTGGTCCTCGCGCGCGATCTGGAGGGCCCGGAAAATCCTCCCAGCGCCCGCTGA
- the tsaB gene encoding tRNA (adenosine(37)-N6)-threonylcarbamoyltransferase complex dimerization subunit type 1 TsaB, translating to MKEGATKTEVSALLAMDAAGGSCSVALWAEGGIAARRFSAMARGQSERLVPMIGEVMDEWGGGFSGLDALAVTTGPGGFTGVRIGLATARGLALARRLPLIGVSSFEVAAAAASAPERAGRRVLAVLDSKRNEVFAQLFDEALAEIGSPLETALADLAAALPPGGGPLVLTGDVAPRALAALQAAGQGDAVLAAAAGPADAALLAERAALRDPAAAGPVQPVYLRPPDVTPPKPPSGAGRDPAA from the coding sequence ATGAAGGAAGGCGCCACGAAGACCGAGGTGTCGGCACTGCTGGCCATGGACGCGGCAGGGGGCTCCTGCTCGGTGGCGCTCTGGGCGGAAGGCGGCATCGCTGCCCGCCGCTTCAGTGCCATGGCGCGCGGCCAATCGGAGCGCCTGGTGCCCATGATCGGCGAGGTGATGGACGAATGGGGCGGCGGCTTCTCCGGGCTCGATGCCCTGGCGGTGACCACCGGCCCGGGCGGCTTCACCGGGGTGCGCATCGGCCTTGCCACCGCGCGCGGCCTGGCTTTGGCCCGCCGCCTGCCTTTGATCGGCGTCTCCTCCTTCGAGGTGGCGGCGGCGGCCGCGAGCGCGCCGGAGCGCGCCGGCCGGCGGGTCCTGGCGGTGCTCGATTCCAAGCGCAACGAGGTTTTCGCCCAGCTTTTCGACGAGGCACTCGCGGAGATCGGGTCGCCCTTGGAGACCGCGCTGGCCGATCTGGCGGCGGCCCTGCCCCCCGGCGGCGGGCCCCTGGTGCTGACCGGCGACGTGGCGCCGCGGGCTTTGGCGGCGCTGCAGGCGGCCGGACAGGGCGATGCGGTGCTGGCCGCCGCCGCGGGACCGGCCGATGCGGCTTTGCTGGCCGAGCGCGCGGCGCTGCGCGACCCGGCGGCGGCGGGGCCGGTGCAGCCCGTCTACCTGCGCCCGCCGGACGTGACCCCGCCCAAGCCGCCGTCCGGCGCGGGCCGGGACCCGGCGGCGTGA